The Echinicola rosea genome has a segment encoding these proteins:
- a CDS encoding glycoside hydrolase family 88/105 protein, producing MKKNIINYTLIWGAVIMLISCGGKKETNQAQEETAPPSEEKWSVRLADSDISRLEDWIVGDPYWGYHEGLVCKAMLDMWQYTGDDKYFEFVKGFGDNIIEEDGTIKTYKMEIYNIDNINSGKVLIPLYQETGEEKFRKALDTLMQQLEKHPRVSDGGFWHKKKYPHQVWLDGLYMAGPFLAAYGATFDQSAQVDDAAAQLIAAYEVLFDPEKHLLYHGWDESREQDWADKETGLSSNFWSRGMGWFVMAIVDVLDYMPQDHPDRAKLIEMANSIAVGIKDHQDPKTGAWYQVTDQGDREGNYLEASGTGMFVYFLYKGVRKGYLPETYLATANKGYEGLVNQFFKVEADGTVTVTDVCSVAGLGGDGNRDGSFEYYISEPIKENDPKGTAPAVMASIEHERSLAENQ from the coding sequence ATGAAAAAGAACATTATCAATTATACGTTGATCTGGGGAGCAGTCATCATGCTGATTTCCTGTGGTGGCAAAAAAGAAACCAACCAGGCGCAAGAAGAAACCGCGCCACCTTCAGAGGAAAAATGGTCTGTGCGGTTGGCAGATTCTGATATTTCTCGTTTGGAGGACTGGATCGTGGGCGATCCCTATTGGGGTTACCATGAAGGCTTGGTATGCAAGGCCATGTTGGACATGTGGCAGTACACGGGCGATGACAAGTATTTTGAATTTGTGAAAGGTTTTGGTGATAACATCATCGAGGAAGATGGCACCATCAAAACCTACAAGATGGAAATCTATAATATCGATAACATCAATTCCGGAAAAGTACTGATTCCGCTCTATCAGGAAACTGGGGAAGAAAAATTTCGCAAGGCTTTGGATACCTTGATGCAACAATTGGAGAAGCATCCACGGGTTTCGGATGGTGGATTCTGGCATAAGAAAAAATATCCCCATCAGGTGTGGCTGGATGGCCTGTATATGGCAGGGCCTTTTTTGGCAGCTTATGGAGCTACTTTTGATCAGTCCGCACAGGTGGATGACGCCGCGGCGCAATTGATTGCTGCCTATGAGGTGCTTTTTGATCCTGAGAAGCACTTGCTCTATCACGGTTGGGATGAAAGCAGGGAGCAAGACTGGGCAGATAAGGAGACCGGACTATCGTCCAATTTCTGGAGCCGTGGCATGGGCTGGTTTGTGATGGCGATCGTGGATGTCCTGGATTATATGCCTCAGGATCATCCAGACAGGGCCAAGCTGATAGAGATGGCCAATAGCATTGCCGTCGGCATAAAGGACCATCAGGACCCAAAGACCGGTGCTTGGTACCAAGTGACCGATCAGGGAGATCGTGAGGGAAATTACCTCGAAGCTTCCGGAACAGGGATGTTTGTGTATTTTCTGTATAAGGGCGTTCGTAAAGGATATTTGCCCGAAACCTATTTAGCTACGGCCAACAAAGGCTATGAAGGCCTGGTCAATCAGTTTTTTAAAGTGGAAGCAGATGGTACCGTTACCGTGACCGATGTCTGCTCTGTAGCGGGACTGGGCGGTGATGGTAATCGTGATGGGAGTTTTGAATATTACATTTCCGAACCGATCAAAGAGAATGACCCCAAAGGCACCGCTCCAGCTGTGATGGCCAGCATAGAACATGAAAGATCTTTGGCCGAAAATCAATAA
- a CDS encoding MGH1-like glycoside hydrolase domain-containing protein: MHYSKKLSAFAPLRILFLGLLIAVLLGSCATTADAQGPAILNKQDFKHYAEYFNRMEDENIAQAIPNSESWEWMEENIPLFEAPQENFEEMFYYRWWSLRKHIKETPVGYAMTEFLVERSYSDKYNLISCALGHHIYESRWLHDPKYLDQIVHTWYRGNEGEPMEKLHSFSSWTADALYQRYLVTGDKQYLLDMLPDLLKEYQWWVDNRQREDGLFWQIDVKDGMEESISGGRHVKNVRPTINSYMYGNAKAIAKIAALKGDDAMAKEYEERAARIKELVQEHLWNQEDLFFETVKEEGGFAQVREAIGFIPWYFNLPEDKNPYHAAWDQVTDEGGFMAPFGLTTAECRHPDFRTHGCCNCEWDGAIWPFATSQTMTGMANLLNNYHQDMVDKSDYFTQMEKYVESQYYRGRPYIGEYLDEKTGFWLKGDQERSRYYNHSTFNDMIITGLVGFRPGPGGRFEVNPLVPAAKWDWFCLDNVAYQGNIVTIFWDKTGEKYNKGKGLHVLVNGVEVGHAEGLERMALQMHH; encoded by the coding sequence ATGCATTACTCAAAAAAACTTAGCGCTTTTGCGCCTTTGCGAATACTTTTTCTCGGTCTTCTGATTGCGGTTTTGTTGGGCAGCTGTGCCACGACGGCCGATGCTCAGGGGCCAGCTATTCTAAATAAGCAAGACTTTAAACACTATGCGGAATACTTTAACCGCATGGAAGACGAAAATATTGCCCAAGCCATTCCAAATTCAGAATCTTGGGAATGGATGGAGGAAAATATCCCACTATTTGAAGCTCCTCAGGAGAATTTCGAAGAGATGTTTTACTACCGATGGTGGTCACTGCGAAAGCATATCAAGGAAACTCCCGTGGGCTATGCCATGACCGAATTTTTGGTGGAACGGTCTTATTCTGATAAGTACAATTTGATCAGCTGTGCGCTGGGGCATCACATTTATGAGTCCCGATGGCTGCACGATCCCAAATACCTGGACCAGATCGTCCACACGTGGTACCGCGGCAATGAGGGTGAGCCCATGGAAAAGCTGCATAGTTTTAGCAGCTGGACAGCGGATGCCTTGTACCAACGCTATTTGGTGACCGGGGACAAACAATACCTGCTGGATATGCTTCCAGACCTTCTGAAAGAATACCAATGGTGGGTGGACAATCGGCAGCGGGAGGATGGTCTGTTTTGGCAAATCGACGTAAAAGATGGCATGGAAGAATCCATCAGTGGCGGACGACATGTCAAAAATGTGCGTCCTACCATCAACAGCTACATGTACGGCAATGCGAAGGCCATAGCCAAAATCGCAGCACTCAAAGGGGATGATGCCATGGCAAAAGAGTACGAGGAAAGGGCCGCCCGTATCAAGGAATTGGTGCAGGAGCACCTGTGGAACCAAGAGGATTTGTTCTTTGAGACAGTGAAAGAAGAGGGCGGCTTTGCGCAAGTTCGGGAGGCCATCGGTTTTATCCCTTGGTATTTTAACCTTCCGGAGGACAAAAATCCCTACCATGCCGCTTGGGACCAAGTGACAGACGAAGGTGGCTTTATGGCTCCTTTTGGCTTGACCACTGCCGAGTGTCGCCATCCTGATTTTAGGACCCATGGGTGCTGTAATTGCGAATGGGACGGAGCCATTTGGCCATTTGCTACTAGTCAGACCATGACGGGCATGGCGAATTTATTGAACAACTACCATCAGGACATGGTGGATAAATCCGATTATTTTACCCAAATGGAAAAATATGTGGAGTCTCAATATTACCGCGGGCGCCCGTATATCGGAGAATACCTGGATGAAAAAACCGGCTTTTGGCTGAAAGGCGACCAAGAGCGAAGCCGCTACTATAACCATTCTACTTTTAATGACATGATCATCACTGGACTCGTGGGATTCCGGCCAGGTCCGGGAGGTCGGTTTGAGGTAAACCCATTGGTGCCAGCAGCAAAATGGGATTGGTTCTGTCTGGATAATGTTGCCTATCAGGGAAATATCGTAACCATATTCTGGGATAAAACTGGTGAAAAATACAATAAGGGAAAAGGGTTGCATGTGCTGGTAAATGGAGTGGAAGTGGGGCACGCAGAAGGATTGGAGCGAATGGCATTGCAAATGCATCACTAA
- a CDS encoding alpha-L-rhamnosidase, with protein sequence MMKRLTASGLLIFMLISMVMGHPEGDVAVEGLKVEMLTNPSGIDVRFPKLSWQISTDQKATYQEAYQVLVASSPELLNTEEADLWNSGKVASDECLNVRYAGEELEKDTKVYWRVKVWTNHGSSAWSATAHWSFGLPYYKDWRGRWIGFDRAFPWEDISTFPTLGARYFRNEFEVKKQIKRATVYLMGLGLYELHLNGQKVGDAVLAPSPTDYTQNVKYNTYDVTEMLRGEAENAVGIMLGNGRYFTMRQNYKPYKIKNFGFPKVLFNLIIHYADGSKEVVSTSDEWKGTADGPIRNNNEYDGEYYDANKEFPGWDSVGFDDSSWLQAEYVQEPRGDYEAQMNENMKVMREVVPISLEAIGGDRYILDMGQNMVGWLQMTAQGEKGDTVKLKFAESLQEDGELFMTNLRDAKVTDTYILKDDQEVTWEPRFTYHGFRFVEISGYPREPKIEDFLGKMVYDDIRTLGQFETSDPVLNQIYQNAWWGIAGNYKGMPVDCPQRNERQPWLGDRAVGAHGEFYMFDNVRLYKKWLEDIRLAQKADGALPDVAPAYWRYYSDNMTWPGTYLMIADMLYQQTGDTSVIRENYAAMKKWLVYMADRYMNDEFIVTKDSYGDWVVPPPSIEAGTGQNADVKRPSALISTAYYYHFMEMMSDFARVLGKQRDIPEYQALKERVHEGFQQAFYQDGFYGENKMTDNLLPLAFGMVPEDDRQQVFDQVVETIQVKNNGHLSTGLIGTQWLMRTLSDFGRADLALKIATNTTFPSWGYMIENGATTIWELWHGNVAKPTMNSQNHTMLLGDLTVWFYEYLAGIKAGADSPGFKVFELQPVFVEGLDSVKASFDSPYGTIGSHWERMGEQITWKIKVPVNTTAIVKMPIAATGEILLNGEVLRSGEMEVRLSSGEYELVF encoded by the coding sequence ATGATGAAACGATTAACTGCTTCGGGACTTTTAATTTTTATGTTGATATCCATGGTCATGGGCCATCCTGAAGGTGATGTGGCTGTGGAAGGGCTTAAGGTGGAGATGCTCACCAATCCGTCAGGCATTGATGTGCGATTTCCGAAATTAAGCTGGCAAATTTCGACAGATCAAAAGGCCACCTACCAAGAGGCATATCAAGTGTTAGTAGCATCATCACCGGAGCTGTTGAATACTGAGGAGGCGGATTTGTGGAATTCCGGGAAGGTCGCTTCGGATGAGTGCTTAAACGTGCGATATGCAGGTGAGGAGCTGGAAAAGGATACCAAAGTCTATTGGAGGGTAAAAGTCTGGACGAATCATGGGTCGAGTGCTTGGAGTGCTACGGCACATTGGAGTTTTGGATTGCCGTACTACAAGGATTGGCGGGGGCGCTGGATAGGTTTCGACAGGGCTTTTCCTTGGGAAGATATTTCGACTTTTCCGACTTTGGGAGCGCGGTATTTCCGGAATGAATTTGAAGTAAAAAAGCAGATCAAGCGAGCCACTGTTTACCTCATGGGTTTGGGGCTTTATGAGCTGCACCTAAATGGCCAAAAAGTGGGTGATGCGGTGCTGGCACCCTCTCCGACAGACTATACCCAAAATGTAAAATACAATACCTATGATGTCACTGAAATGCTCCGTGGAGAGGCCGAAAATGCCGTGGGGATTATGTTAGGGAATGGCCGGTATTTTACCATGCGCCAAAATTATAAACCCTATAAAATCAAGAATTTCGGTTTTCCAAAGGTGCTTTTTAACCTTATCATCCACTATGCAGATGGCAGTAAAGAGGTGGTTTCGACCAGTGACGAATGGAAGGGTACCGCCGATGGCCCGATCAGGAATAACAATGAATACGATGGAGAATACTACGATGCCAACAAGGAATTTCCCGGATGGGACAGCGTAGGTTTTGATGATTCATCCTGGCTTCAAGCCGAATATGTGCAGGAACCACGAGGGGATTACGAGGCGCAGATGAACGAAAATATGAAAGTGATGAGGGAAGTTGTGCCTATATCGCTGGAAGCGATTGGCGGAGACCGATACATCCTGGACATGGGCCAAAATATGGTGGGATGGCTGCAGATGACGGCGCAAGGAGAAAAAGGAGATACCGTAAAGTTAAAATTCGCCGAGTCCCTGCAAGAAGATGGTGAGCTTTTTATGACCAACCTCCGTGACGCTAAAGTCACCGATACCTACATTCTTAAGGATGACCAAGAAGTCACTTGGGAGCCGCGTTTTACCTATCATGGATTTCGATTTGTGGAGATTTCAGGTTACCCAAGAGAGCCGAAGATAGAAGACTTTTTAGGCAAAATGGTGTACGATGATATCAGGACTTTGGGGCAATTCGAAACTTCAGATCCTGTGCTAAACCAAATCTATCAAAACGCCTGGTGGGGCATTGCCGGTAATTACAAAGGTATGCCGGTGGACTGTCCGCAGCGGAATGAACGGCAGCCTTGGCTGGGAGACCGCGCGGTAGGAGCGCATGGTGAGTTTTACATGTTTGATAATGTACGGTTGTATAAGAAGTGGCTGGAGGATATACGACTGGCTCAGAAAGCAGATGGAGCCTTGCCTGATGTAGCCCCTGCTTACTGGCGCTATTACAGTGACAATATGACTTGGCCGGGTACTTACCTAATGATCGCTGATATGCTGTATCAGCAGACAGGAGATACCAGCGTGATCCGTGAAAATTATGCTGCCATGAAAAAGTGGCTTGTCTATATGGCTGACCGTTATATGAACGATGAATTTATCGTCACCAAGGACAGCTATGGCGACTGGGTGGTGCCACCTCCCAGTATCGAAGCGGGAACAGGCCAAAATGCAGATGTAAAGCGGCCAAGTGCACTGATCTCCACCGCTTACTATTACCATTTTATGGAAATGATGAGCGATTTTGCGCGTGTTCTCGGTAAGCAAAGAGATATCCCGGAATATCAAGCCCTAAAGGAAAGAGTGCATGAAGGTTTTCAGCAGGCGTTTTATCAGGACGGTTTTTATGGCGAAAATAAAATGACCGATAATTTGCTGCCATTGGCATTTGGAATGGTACCCGAAGATGATCGACAGCAGGTTTTTGATCAAGTGGTAGAGACCATCCAAGTCAAAAACAACGGTCACCTGAGCACTGGCCTTATCGGCACACAGTGGTTGATGCGGACGCTTTCTGATTTTGGCAGGGCTGATCTGGCATTGAAAATAGCCACCAATACGACTTTTCCCAGTTGGGGCTATATGATCGAAAACGGTGCTACTACCATCTGGGAGCTTTGGCACGGCAATGTGGCCAAGCCCACTATGAACTCCCAAAACCACACCATGCTCTTAGGGGATTTGACAGTTTGGTTTTACGAGTATTTGGCGGGGATCAAAGCGGGTGCAGACAGCCCTGGCTTTAAAGTTTTTGAATTGCAGCCCGTGTTTGTAGAAGGCTTGGACAGCGTAAAAGCAAGTTTCGATTCCCCATATGGGACAATTGGAAGTCATTGGGAACGGATGGGCGAACAGATCACTTGGAAAATTAAAGTGCCTGTAAATACTACGGCGATTGTAAAAATGCCCATTGCTGCAACGGGAGAGATTTTACTGAACGGGGAAGTACTCCGTTCAGGAGAAATGGAGGTAAGGTTGAGTTCCGGAGAATATGAATTGGTGTTTTGA
- a CDS encoding winged helix-turn-helix domain-containing protein: protein MFKALNPILHSQLRLAIVSLLMSVENAEFTFIKEKTGATSGNLSIQIGKLKTAGYIEVEKSFRDNFPLTTCKITKKGIQAFEEYVQALEAYLQVGKK from the coding sequence ATGTTCAAAGCACTAAACCCCATACTGCACAGCCAACTCCGATTGGCCATTGTTTCCTTACTGATGTCTGTGGAAAATGCGGAGTTTACGTTTATCAAGGAAAAGACAGGTGCTACCTCAGGTAATTTATCCATCCAGATCGGAAAGCTAAAAACTGCCGGGTATATCGAGGTGGAAAAATCCTTCCGTGATAATTTCCCCCTTACCACCTGCAAAATTACCAAAAAGGGAATCCAGGCCTTCGAAGAGTATGTCCAAGCTCTAGAAGCCTATCTGCAGGTGGGTAAAAAGTAA
- a CDS encoding lipoprotein signal peptidase, which yields MKYLKYFGITLLVILIDQIVKLAVDTNMAMGTAGQIKIFGDWFKLHYTTNPGMAFGMQLGSEYGKLILTTFRLVAMVGIGYYLYYLIKKKVHPGYIVCIAMILGGAIGNLVDSVFYGVLMGNAPFDASTPWFHGQVVDMFYIDIWEGFIPDWVPLWGGSYTALWPIFNVADASIFMGVVFILLFQKKFFTEDTKPHQEEEEDEIQRQFIEEK from the coding sequence ATGAAATATTTAAAATACTTTGGCATTACCTTACTGGTCATCTTGATCGACCAAATCGTAAAATTGGCCGTGGATACAAATATGGCTATGGGAACTGCCGGCCAGATCAAGATTTTCGGTGACTGGTTTAAGCTCCATTATACTACCAATCCGGGAATGGCCTTCGGCATGCAGCTCGGTTCGGAATATGGGAAGCTGATCTTGACCACTTTCAGGCTTGTCGCCATGGTGGGCATCGGTTATTACCTCTATTACCTGATCAAGAAAAAGGTCCACCCAGGCTATATCGTGTGTATCGCCATGATTTTGGGCGGAGCCATCGGTAATTTGGTGGACAGCGTCTTCTACGGCGTATTGATGGGAAATGCCCCTTTTGATGCCAGCACGCCTTGGTTTCACGGTCAGGTAGTAGATATGTTTTATATCGATATTTGGGAGGGTTTTATCCCCGACTGGGTACCCTTGTGGGGAGGAAGTTATACGGCGTTATGGCCCATATTTAATGTTGCCGACGCTTCGATCTTTATGGGGGTAGTATTTATCCTATTATTCCAAAAGAAATTCTTTACAGAAGATACCAAACCTCACCAGGAAGAGGAAGAAGACGAAATACAACGTCAATTTATAGAAGAAAAATAA
- the ileS gene encoding isoleucine--tRNA ligase, which yields MKKYQEFKQVDYPGIGESVLQYWQENKVFEKSVQNREGAETFTFFEGPPSANGTPGIHHVMARTLKDIFCRYKTLKGYQVKRKGGWDTHGLPVELQVEKELGITKEDIGKKISVEEYNKKCRETVMRFKDEWDDLTEKIGYWVDLDDPYITFDPKYIETLWSLLKRLYDKDLLYKGYTIQPYSPAAGTGLSSHELNQPGCYRDVKDTSITAQFKVKGRENEYIIAWTTTPWTLPSNSALAVGEKLDYVKVNTFNPYTFQPQTVILAKARMSAFFNKKAAELKLEEYKPGDKLIPYEVVEEFKGSDMLGMEYEPLFPIEGIKLPHPAYTVIPADYVTTEDGTGIVHLAKAFGADDFRTLVQAGVPGVFVKDEQDNEIPVVDKKGKFLPVVGEYLLAKMKEHEITAHKEYTVDDFYVKNYLKEDENAAEYKNTDVIISIILKNENRAFKVEKYEHSYPHCWRTDMPVLYYPLESWFVKTTACKDRLVELNKTINWKPEATGTGRFGNWLENLVDWNLSRSRFWGTPLPVWRNEDATETKCIGSIAELNEEIEKSIAKGIMKASPFKGEEIDLHRPYVDDVILVDSQGNKMFREPDLIDVWFDSGAMPYAQWHYPFENEDIFKANYPADYIAEGVDQTRGWFFTLHAIAVMLFDSVAFKNVIANGLVLDKNGNKMSKRLGNAVDPFKTLKEYGPDALRWYMLANANPWDNLKFNLEGVAEVQRRFFGTLQNTYNFFALYANLDAFTYDPTKTEAVSERPELDRWIVSKLQSLIKEVESSMDNYDATRATRAIMNFTVDQLSNWYVRLARKRFWRGEMNQDKKAAYETLYECLMALSQLMSSFAPFYADWMFTNLTEGAKEAGQDLPESIHLTDWKTADDALINEDLEASMQLAQDISSLVHSLRKKDKLKVRQPLQKILIPILNEKTRQQIQHVEELIKSEVNIKGVEYIDDASGILVKNAKPNFPLLGKRFGPKMKLVAAAIGKWGQEEINTLERNGSIEIDIDGEKASLALDEVLITSQDIPGWSVASANGITVALDVTLTEKLKQEGIARDLVNRIQNLRKDMGLEVQDKITIKVAQLSEQVDSALENFSAYIQAETQALSLSVNGDVEEGTVLDMDDFELKVKVDKV from the coding sequence TACTGGCAAGAGAACAAGGTATTTGAAAAGTCCGTGCAAAACCGCGAGGGAGCCGAGACATTTACCTTTTTTGAAGGCCCCCCGTCAGCAAACGGTACCCCGGGCATTCACCACGTGATGGCCAGAACACTGAAGGATATTTTTTGTCGGTACAAGACCCTGAAGGGATACCAAGTGAAGCGTAAGGGCGGCTGGGATACCCATGGTCTGCCGGTGGAGCTGCAAGTAGAGAAAGAGCTTGGCATCACCAAAGAGGATATTGGAAAGAAAATTTCTGTAGAAGAATACAATAAAAAATGCCGTGAAACGGTCATGCGGTTTAAGGACGAATGGGATGACCTGACCGAAAAGATCGGCTATTGGGTTGATCTTGATGATCCCTATATCACCTTTGACCCAAAATATATCGAGACGCTTTGGAGCCTGCTGAAGCGGTTATACGATAAAGACCTCCTTTATAAAGGTTACACCATCCAGCCCTATTCCCCAGCGGCAGGTACAGGTCTGAGTTCTCACGAGCTCAACCAACCGGGCTGCTACCGTGATGTGAAGGACACCTCCATCACAGCGCAGTTTAAGGTAAAAGGCCGCGAAAATGAATACATCATCGCTTGGACCACCACCCCATGGACACTTCCTTCAAATTCTGCATTGGCAGTCGGCGAGAAGCTGGACTATGTCAAAGTCAATACCTTTAACCCTTACACCTTCCAGCCACAAACGGTAATTTTGGCAAAAGCCAGGATGAGCGCTTTCTTCAACAAAAAAGCTGCTGAGCTGAAATTAGAGGAGTACAAGCCCGGGGACAAATTGATCCCGTACGAAGTGGTGGAAGAATTCAAGGGGAGCGACATGCTGGGCATGGAGTACGAACCGCTTTTCCCCATTGAGGGCATCAAGCTTCCACATCCCGCTTATACTGTTATTCCAGCGGACTATGTGACCACCGAAGACGGTACGGGAATCGTGCACCTCGCCAAAGCTTTCGGTGCGGATGACTTTAGGACCTTGGTACAAGCAGGTGTTCCCGGTGTATTTGTCAAGGACGAACAGGACAATGAAATCCCTGTAGTGGACAAAAAAGGTAAGTTCTTGCCCGTTGTAGGCGAATACCTTTTGGCCAAGATGAAGGAGCACGAAATCACTGCCCACAAGGAATATACGGTGGATGATTTCTATGTGAAGAATTACCTGAAGGAGGATGAAAATGCCGCGGAATACAAAAACACCGATGTGATCATTTCCATTATCCTCAAAAATGAAAATAGAGCGTTCAAAGTAGAAAAATACGAGCACAGTTATCCCCACTGCTGGAGGACAGACATGCCCGTGCTATATTATCCACTCGAAAGCTGGTTTGTAAAAACCACCGCTTGCAAGGATCGCTTGGTGGAGCTAAACAAGACCATCAACTGGAAACCGGAAGCCACTGGAACCGGCCGCTTTGGCAACTGGCTGGAAAATCTGGTGGACTGGAACCTGAGCCGTTCCCGATTCTGGGGCACGCCGTTGCCGGTTTGGAGAAACGAAGATGCTACCGAAACCAAATGTATCGGCTCCATCGCTGAACTGAACGAAGAGATCGAAAAATCCATTGCCAAGGGCATTATGAAAGCGTCTCCATTTAAAGGAGAAGAGATCGACCTCCACCGACCATACGTGGATGACGTGATCTTGGTGGACAGCCAAGGCAATAAAATGTTCCGTGAACCGGACCTGATCGATGTTTGGTTTGACTCAGGGGCGATGCCCTATGCCCAGTGGCATTACCCTTTCGAAAATGAAGACATCTTCAAAGCCAATTATCCGGCAGACTATATTGCAGAAGGCGTGGACCAGACCAGAGGGTGGTTCTTTACCCTTCATGCCATTGCGGTGATGCTTTTTGACAGTGTGGCCTTCAAAAATGTGATTGCCAATGGCTTGGTGCTGGACAAAAATGGCAATAAAATGTCCAAACGCCTTGGCAATGCCGTCGATCCGTTCAAAACCCTCAAAGAATATGGCCCGGATGCTCTCCGCTGGTACATGCTCGCCAATGCCAATCCATGGGACAACTTGAAGTTTAACTTGGAAGGGGTGGCTGAAGTGCAGCGCAGGTTCTTCGGGACATTGCAAAATACCTATAACTTCTTTGCGTTATATGCTAATCTGGATGCATTTACCTATGATCCTACCAAAACCGAGGCCGTAAGTGAAAGGCCGGAACTGGATAGATGGATCGTTTCGAAGCTCCAGTCACTGATCAAGGAAGTGGAAAGCTCCATGGACAATTATGACGCCACCAGAGCAACCCGTGCCATTATGAACTTTACAGTGGACCAATTGTCCAACTGGTATGTGAGGCTGGCCAGGAAACGCTTCTGGAGAGGCGAAATGAACCAAGATAAAAAGGCTGCTTATGAGACATTGTACGAATGTCTGATGGCACTGAGCCAATTGATGTCTTCCTTTGCGCCATTTTATGCGGACTGGATGTTTACCAACCTTACTGAAGGTGCAAAAGAAGCAGGACAGGATTTACCGGAATCGATACACCTGACCGACTGGAAGACAGCGGACGATGCGCTGATCAATGAAGACCTGGAAGCCAGCATGCAATTGGCGCAGGACATTTCATCTTTGGTGCACAGCCTGAGGAAAAAGGACAAACTGAAGGTGCGTCAACCTCTACAAAAGATCCTAATTCCTATCCTGAACGAAAAGACCAGGCAGCAAATCCAGCACGTGGAAGAACTGATCAAATCTGAAGTTAATATCAAAGGTGTCGAGTACATCGATGATGCTTCAGGGATATTGGTGAAAAATGCCAAACCTAACTTCCCGCTGCTCGGCAAGCGCTTTGGTCCCAAAATGAAGCTGGTGGCCGCTGCGATCGGGAAATGGGGCCAGGAGGAGATCAACACACTGGAACGGAATGGCTCCATCGAGATCGACATAGATGGCGAAAAAGCCAGCTTGGCCCTGGATGAGGTGCTCATTACCTCTCAGGATATTCCCGGCTGGTCTGTAGCCAGCGCCAATGGCATCACCGTTGCGCTGGACGTCACGCTGACCGAGAAACTCAAACAAGAAGGAATCGCCAGGGATTTGGTCAATAGAATCCAAAACCTGAGAAAGGACATGGGACTGGAAGTGCAGGACAAAATCACCATCAAAGTGGCCCAGCTAAGCGAGCAAGTGGACAGTGCACTGGAAAACTTCTCGGCCTACATCCAGGCCGAAACACAAGCCCTATCACTTTCCGTAAATGGAGATGTGGAAGAAGGAACGGTGCTGGACATGGATGACTTCGAACTGAAAGTAAAGGTAGATAAAGTATAA